The Kitasatospora sp. NBC_00374 genome has a segment encoding these proteins:
- the rpe gene encoding ribulose-phosphate 3-epimerase, with protein MAQINPSILSADFARLAEEAEAVRGADWLHVDVMDNHFVPNLTLGVPIVESLARATSTPLDCHLMIEQPDRWAPQYVEAGAGSVTFHVEAAAAPVRLAREIRAKGARASMALRPATPIEPYEDLLPELDMVLIMTVEPGFGGQAFLDIMLPKIRRTRELIDKHGLDLWLQVDGGVSATTIERCAEAGANVFVAGSAVYGAEDPAEAVRALRAQADAVTATAPWACRH; from the coding sequence ATGGCTCAGATCAACCCCAGCATCCTCTCCGCCGACTTCGCCCGCCTGGCCGAGGAGGCGGAGGCCGTCCGAGGCGCGGACTGGCTGCACGTCGACGTGATGGACAACCACTTCGTCCCCAACCTCACGCTGGGCGTCCCGATCGTGGAGTCACTGGCCCGGGCAACCTCCACCCCGCTCGACTGCCATCTGATGATCGAGCAGCCGGACCGCTGGGCCCCGCAGTACGTCGAGGCCGGCGCCGGCTCCGTCACCTTCCACGTCGAGGCCGCCGCCGCCCCCGTCCGGCTCGCCCGGGAGATCCGCGCCAAGGGCGCCCGCGCCTCCATGGCGCTGCGCCCCGCCACCCCGATCGAGCCGTACGAGGACCTGCTGCCCGAGCTCGACATGGTGCTGATCATGACGGTCGAGCCCGGCTTCGGCGGCCAGGCCTTCCTGGACATCATGCTGCCCAAGATCCGCCGCACCCGTGAGCTGATCGACAAGCACGGCCTGGACCTCTGGCTCCAGGTGGACGGCGGCGTCTCCGCCACCACCATCGAGCGCTGCGCCGAGGCCGGCGCGAACGTCTTCGTGGCCGGCTCGGCCGTGTACGGCGCCGAGGACCCGGCGGAGGCCGTCCGCGCACTGCGCGCCCAGGCCGACGCCGTCACCGCCACCGCGCCCTGGGCCTGCCGCCACTGA
- a CDS encoding pirin family protein — MSDLDLKPTALRCGREASAGPVKDLLTGRTVTLGESTQVRRLLPNLGRRMVGAWCFVDHYGPDDIADQPGMQVPPHPHMGLQTVSWLHQGEVLHRDSLGSLQTVRPRELGLMTSGRAISHSEESPREHARMLHGAQLWVALPDAHRHTAPAFEHHTDLPVVTAAGLDARLILGTLDGATSPGTTHSPLVGADLTLRGGAEHRLPLERDFEYAVLAISGSVDVDGVRVEPGSLLYLGCGRDELPLRALTDSSLLLLGGEPFEEEIVMWWNFIGRTGEEIAQARGEWMAGTRFGEVHGYDGARLDAPALPPVPLKPRGRTR, encoded by the coding sequence ATGAGCGACCTCGATCTCAAGCCCACCGCGTTGCGCTGCGGCCGGGAGGCGTCCGCCGGTCCGGTCAAGGACCTGCTCACCGGCAGGACGGTGACGCTGGGGGAGTCCACGCAGGTCCGGAGGCTGTTGCCGAACCTGGGCCGGCGGATGGTCGGCGCCTGGTGCTTCGTCGACCACTACGGCCCGGACGACATCGCGGACCAGCCCGGCATGCAGGTGCCGCCGCACCCGCACATGGGGCTGCAGACCGTCAGCTGGCTGCACCAGGGCGAGGTACTGCACCGCGACAGCCTCGGCAGCCTGCAGACCGTCCGCCCACGCGAGCTCGGCCTGATGACCTCCGGCCGGGCGATCTCGCACTCCGAGGAGTCCCCGCGCGAGCACGCCCGCATGCTGCACGGCGCCCAACTGTGGGTCGCCCTGCCCGACGCCCACCGGCACACCGCCCCCGCCTTCGAGCACCACACCGACCTGCCGGTGGTCACCGCCGCCGGCCTGGACGCCCGGCTGATCCTCGGCACCCTGGACGGCGCCACCTCACCGGGCACCACCCACTCACCGCTGGTCGGCGCCGACCTGACCCTGCGCGGGGGCGCCGAGCACCGGCTCCCGCTGGAGCGCGACTTCGAGTACGCCGTGCTGGCGATCTCCGGCAGCGTGGACGTGGACGGCGTCCGGGTCGAGCCCGGGTCGCTGCTGTACCTCGGCTGCGGCCGCGACGAGTTGCCGCTGCGCGCGCTCACCGACAGCTCGCTGCTGCTGCTCGGCGGGGAGCCGTTCGAGGAGGAGATCGTGATGTGGTGGAACTTCATCGGCCGCACCGGCGAGGAGATCGCCCAGGCCCGGGGGGAGTGGATGGCCGGCACCCGCTTCGGCGAGGTGCACGGCTACGACGGTGCCCGCCTGGACGCGCCCGCGCTGCCGCCGGTGCCGCTGAAGCCGCGCGGCCGGACGCGCTGA
- a CDS encoding NUDIX domain-containing protein — protein MAHPPTLVVGVHLVVVEDGRVLLGRRKGTSYADGLWHVPAGHMEPRESVTRAMAREADEELGITIAERDLDLLHTVHHLDHDGGGGRLQLFFRPAHYTGRITNREPDKCHELHWWPLDALPGTTVRYAAHALGEIARGNPLSVVDRRR, from the coding sequence GTGGCACACCCGCCCACCCTGGTTGTCGGCGTCCACCTGGTCGTCGTCGAGGACGGCCGCGTCCTGCTCGGCCGCCGCAAGGGCACCTCCTACGCCGACGGCCTCTGGCACGTCCCGGCCGGCCACATGGAACCGCGCGAGTCGGTCACCCGGGCGATGGCCCGCGAGGCCGACGAGGAACTCGGCATCACCATCGCCGAACGGGATCTCGACCTCCTCCACACCGTCCACCACCTCGACCACGACGGCGGTGGCGGGCGGCTCCAGCTCTTCTTCCGACCCGCCCACTACACCGGCCGGATCACCAACCGGGAGCCCGACAAGTGCCACGAACTGCACTGGTGGCCCCTTGACGCCCTGCCCGGGACAACCGTCCGGTACGCCGCCCACGCCCTCGGCGAGATCGCCCGCGGCAACCCGCTGTCCGTGGTCGACCGCCGCCGATAG
- a CDS encoding SpoIIE family protein phosphatase translates to MSVTRECGTVHSQAPGGDDRARAPAPAAGSVTELLLGALDCAPAAFAVADTHLRWLYANPAFEQATGLRSRDLVGRPAQETALAAAVPVLARVLAGAPGPPGDGASADGTTGTLRPGGTAAGLRLRCRRITVPGGTAGVVAVAVPADEPGTGPDTAAARLALVEAASGAIGTTLDTDRTCSELAHFALARGLADVAAVDLLPGDHTAHIGDRVRLHRAALAALPGVHADLSALAQPGKGVRYARDSPVAEVLGTGRAVDVDLSADVLLVVPLAARGRTVGVLQLARRHGPHAGFTERDLALVGDLATHAALAVDNAQRYTRSQHVALDLQRALLSEPASPHPNLELATRYLPSGSSSVVGGDWYETVRLPFGRTLLVIGDVMGHGVEAAVDMSTYRSMLRYTAGMDLPPHRILRQLDTVITEDESARPATCLLALADPARHRWTLASAGHLPPALITPGRPTELVRIPTGPPLGTGLADYEQATLPLVPGQTLLLYTDGLVERRGEDIDVSLARLANLPLSATGGLEDLLDTVLEHLADQPADDDTALLAARPRIR, encoded by the coding sequence GTGAGCGTCACGAGGGAGTGCGGCACGGTGCACAGCCAGGCACCCGGGGGCGACGACCGGGCGCGGGCCCCGGCCCCAGCGGCCGGCAGCGTCACGGAACTGCTGCTCGGCGCCCTCGACTGCGCCCCCGCGGCCTTCGCCGTCGCCGACACCCACCTGCGCTGGCTGTACGCCAACCCCGCGTTCGAGCAGGCCACCGGGCTGCGCTCCCGCGACCTGGTGGGCCGCCCGGCGCAGGAGACGGCGCTCGCGGCCGCGGTGCCCGTCCTCGCGCGGGTCCTGGCCGGCGCGCCCGGTCCTCCCGGCGACGGGGCGAGCGCCGACGGGACCACCGGCACCCTCCGGCCGGGCGGCACGGCGGCGGGCCTGCGCCTGCGGTGCCGGCGCATCACCGTGCCCGGAGGGACGGCCGGCGTGGTCGCCGTCGCCGTCCCGGCCGACGAGCCCGGCACCGGACCGGACACCGCCGCCGCGCGCCTCGCCCTGGTCGAGGCCGCCTCCGGCGCGATCGGGACGACCCTCGACACCGACCGGACCTGCTCCGAACTCGCCCACTTCGCGCTCGCCCGGGGTCTCGCCGACGTCGCCGCGGTGGACCTGCTGCCGGGGGACCACACCGCGCACATCGGCGACCGGGTCCGTCTGCACCGCGCCGCACTGGCCGCACTGCCGGGCGTCCACGCCGACCTCTCGGCCCTCGCCCAGCCCGGCAAGGGCGTCCGCTACGCCCGCGACTCCCCCGTCGCCGAGGTCCTCGGCACCGGCCGGGCCGTCGACGTCGACCTGTCCGCCGACGTCCTGCTGGTGGTCCCGCTGGCCGCGCGCGGCCGTACCGTCGGCGTCCTGCAACTCGCCCGGCGGCACGGCCCACACGCCGGCTTCACCGAGCGCGACCTCGCACTCGTGGGCGACCTCGCCACCCACGCCGCTCTCGCCGTCGACAACGCGCAGCGCTACACCCGCTCCCAGCACGTCGCCCTCGACCTGCAGCGGGCCCTGCTCTCCGAGCCGGCCAGCCCGCACCCCAACCTCGAACTCGCCACCCGCTACCTGCCGTCGGGCAGCAGCTCGGTGGTCGGCGGCGACTGGTACGAGACCGTCCGGCTGCCCTTCGGCCGTACCCTGCTCGTCATCGGCGACGTCATGGGCCACGGGGTGGAGGCCGCGGTCGACATGAGCACCTACCGGTCGATGCTCCGCTACACCGCGGGCATGGACCTGCCCCCGCACCGCATCCTGCGCCAGCTCGACACGGTGATCACCGAGGACGAGTCGGCCCGTCCCGCCACCTGCCTGCTCGCCCTCGCCGACCCGGCCCGCCACCGCTGGACCCTCGCCAGCGCCGGCCACCTCCCACCCGCGCTCATCACCCCGGGCCGGCCCACCGAGCTGGTGCGGATCCCCACCGGCCCGCCCCTGGGCACCGGCCTCGCCGACTACGAGCAGGCCACCCTCCCGCTCGTCCCCGGCCAGACCCTGCTGCTCTACACCGACGGCCTGGTCGAACGCCGCGGCGAGGACATCGACGTCTCCCTCGCCAGGCTCGCCAACCTCCCCCTGTCCGCCACCGGCGGGCTGGAGGACCTCCTCGACACCGTCCTGGAACACCTCGCCGACCAGCCCGCCGACGACGACACCGCCCTCCTCGCGGCCCGCCCCCGCATCCGCTGA
- a CDS encoding oxidoreductase, with translation MDTVLMPPAGPAGHGGRERLGTGRRVTASRRDRMRRPGFPAIVRGVGPAGPRVADDHRPARTATGPDTLEERVMDLHLSGKAAVVTGASKGIGLAVTRALAAEGVRVLAAARTITDELADLAAGGRVLPLPVDLTTPEGPARAVEEAVARFGGLDVLVNNVGGVRPRLDGFGAVTDEDWTWSLTINFLAAVRTTRAALPHLLDRGSASIVTVSSVNATLPDPAVIDYSAAKAALANFCKSLSKEVGPRGVRVNTVSPGPVSTALWLGEDGVAATVAKAGGGTADDVVRHAAGESATRRFTRPEEVADLVLLLAAERTANVTGADFRIDGGLITTL, from the coding sequence GTGGACACCGTGCTGATGCCGCCCGCCGGACCTGCCGGGCACGGCGGCCGCGAACGGCTCGGCACGGGACGCCGGGTGACGGCGTCCCGGCGGGACCGGATGCGGCGGCCGGGCTTTCCTGCGATCGTGCGGGGAGTCGGCCCCGCCGGGCCGCGGGTCGCGGACGATCACCGACCCGCCCGCACCGCCACCGGCCCGGACACCCTGGAGGAGCGCGTGATGGACCTGCACCTGTCGGGCAAGGCGGCCGTGGTCACCGGCGCCAGCAAGGGCATCGGCCTCGCGGTGACCCGGGCGCTCGCCGCCGAGGGCGTCCGCGTCCTGGCCGCCGCCCGGACCATCACCGACGAACTGGCCGACCTCGCCGCCGGCGGCCGTGTCCTGCCCCTTCCGGTCGACCTCACGACGCCGGAGGGCCCCGCCCGGGCGGTCGAGGAGGCGGTCGCCCGGTTCGGCGGGCTGGACGTCCTGGTCAACAACGTCGGCGGCGTCCGGCCGCGCCTCGACGGCTTCGGCGCGGTGACCGACGAGGACTGGACCTGGTCGCTGACGATCAACTTCCTGGCCGCCGTCCGCACCACCCGGGCGGCGCTGCCGCACCTCCTCGATCGCGGCAGCGCCTCGATCGTCACGGTCAGCTCGGTCAACGCCACCCTGCCCGATCCGGCGGTGATCGACTACAGCGCGGCGAAGGCCGCGCTGGCCAACTTCTGCAAGTCCCTGTCGAAAGAGGTCGGCCCGCGGGGCGTACGCGTCAACACGGTCAGTCCGGGGCCGGTCTCCACCGCGCTGTGGCTCGGCGAGGACGGTGTCGCCGCCACCGTCGCCAAGGCCGGCGGCGGCACGGCGGACGACGTCGTCCGGCACGCCGCCGGCGAATCCGCGACGCGGCGCTTCACCCGCCCGGAGGAGGTCGCCGACCTCGTCCTGCTGCTGGCCGCAGAGCGGACGGCCAACGTCACCGGAGCCGACTTCAGGATCGACGGCGGGCTGATCACCACGCTCTGA
- a CDS encoding GH92 family glycosyl hydrolase, whose product MSSALAAGAAAAVLAGLLSAPAGAAAAPARVTVHDPARYVNAYVGTRQGAPDFGHGGGAGNTFPGASAPFGMVQWSPDTATYQHGGYLYDDHRIAGFSLTHISGAGCGDYGTTPFLPVLDGTPVDHTEFRHEDEVIAPGSYAVTFANGLRTELAATPRSGIARFTYPEGHTASLTVDAGRAFNRASGALTIGTDTITGYTDSGGFCGTGNRYRVYFHAEFDRPFSSAGVVRSGGVDTGRRSAAGGSEGVAPQPARPDGTRLLNPGAGTAARTESGAKALVSFDTTASRTVTARVGISFVSAAGALANLRAEQRGSGFERVRSAARGAWNDLLGRIAVSGGTTAQRRVFYTALYHATLHPSLLSDTDGSYPGFDGTVRTARPGHAQYADYSGWDVYRSQVQLIALLDPARAADIAQSIVDQGATAGYFDRWTLANGGTGVMVGDPLPLIAATIHAFGGTDFDAAGLLRLALAGRRDARERPGHDRYDAIGYVPTDAGGVWGTAATTLEYTSADFALAQLAGRIGERDTRDALLHRSANWRNLLNATSRYLQPRRSDGTWPGFRPAQQSGFVEGSAGQYAWMVPYNHRGLFDAMGGDAAAADRLDQFFTELNAGPDAARAYLGNEPSSNVPWAYAYAGRPYRSQDVVRRALTTLFADAPDGEPGNDDLGQTSAWAVWAALGMYPQVPGRAELVLASPLFPAVTVRRGNGAVIDVSAPGASEAARYVHALTVDSRPSQRPWLGEHLLRRGGTVAFTLAEQPDTAWGSAPEDAPPSFDVGPARPATGPIGGPGGSCLGATAPATDPATDPAAGATAVGLGACEPGAASQRWTTASDGTLRALGSCLEVGGAAVRLRTCDGTGAQQWWPRPDGSLLHQPTGRCLDASDDAGGGAGPRLRACDGGGAQRWDVPRAAHHR is encoded by the coding sequence ATGTCGTCCGCACTCGCCGCGGGCGCCGCCGCGGCCGTGCTGGCGGGGCTGCTGTCCGCACCGGCGGGTGCGGCGGCCGCCCCGGCCCGGGTCACCGTCCACGACCCGGCGAGGTACGTCAACGCCTACGTCGGGACCAGGCAGGGCGCGCCGGACTTCGGCCACGGCGGCGGCGCCGGCAACACCTTCCCCGGTGCCTCGGCGCCGTTCGGCATGGTGCAGTGGAGCCCGGACACCGCGACGTACCAGCACGGCGGCTACCTGTACGACGACCACCGGATCGCCGGCTTCAGCCTCACCCACATCTCCGGCGCGGGCTGCGGGGACTACGGCACCACTCCGTTCCTGCCCGTGCTGGACGGCACGCCGGTGGACCACACGGAGTTCCGGCACGAGGACGAGGTGATCGCCCCGGGCTCGTACGCCGTCACCTTCGCCAACGGGCTGCGGACCGAACTGGCCGCGACCCCGCGCTCGGGCATCGCCCGCTTCACCTACCCCGAGGGCCACACCGCCTCGCTCACCGTCGACGCCGGCCGGGCGTTCAACCGGGCCTCCGGCGCGCTGACCATCGGCACCGACACCATCACGGGCTACACCGACAGCGGCGGTTTCTGCGGCACCGGGAACCGCTACCGGGTCTACTTCCACGCCGAGTTCGACCGGCCGTTCAGCAGTGCGGGCGTCGTCCGCTCCGGCGGCGTCGACACCGGCCGGCGCAGCGCCGCCGGCGGGAGCGAGGGCGTCGCCCCGCAGCCGGCCCGCCCGGACGGGACGCGTCTGCTGAACCCCGGGGCCGGTACGGCGGCCCGGACGGAGTCCGGCGCGAAGGCCCTGGTCTCCTTCGACACCACGGCGAGCCGCACGGTCACCGCCCGGGTCGGCATCTCGTTCGTCAGTGCCGCGGGCGCCCTTGCCAACCTCCGCGCCGAGCAACGCGGTTCGGGTTTCGAGCGGGTCAGGTCGGCGGCGCGCGGCGCCTGGAACGACCTGCTCGGCCGGATCGCCGTGTCCGGCGGCACCACCGCGCAGCGCCGGGTGTTCTACACGGCGCTGTACCACGCGACGCTGCACCCGAGCCTGCTCAGCGACACCGACGGCAGCTACCCCGGCTTCGACGGAACGGTCCGTACCGCGCGGCCCGGCCACGCCCAGTACGCCGACTACTCCGGCTGGGACGTCTACCGGTCGCAGGTCCAGCTCATCGCCCTGCTCGACCCCGCGCGGGCCGCCGACATCGCCCAGTCGATCGTCGACCAGGGCGCCACCGCCGGTTACTTCGACCGCTGGACGCTGGCCAACGGGGGCACCGGGGTGATGGTCGGCGACCCGCTGCCGCTCATCGCCGCCACCATCCACGCTTTCGGCGGCACCGACTTCGACGCGGCCGGACTGCTCCGCCTCGCCCTGGCCGGCCGCCGGGACGCCCGCGAGCGCCCGGGCCACGACCGCTACGACGCGATCGGCTACGTCCCGACCGACGCCGGCGGGGTGTGGGGCACGGCCGCCACCACCCTGGAGTACACCAGCGCCGACTTCGCCCTCGCCCAACTGGCCGGCCGGATCGGCGAACGCGACACCCGTGACGCCCTGCTGCACCGATCGGCGAACTGGCGCAACCTGCTCAACGCCACGAGCCGCTACCTCCAACCGCGCCGCAGTGACGGGACGTGGCCCGGCTTCCGGCCCGCCCAGCAGAGCGGCTTCGTCGAGGGCAGCGCCGGGCAGTACGCCTGGATGGTCCCGTACAACCACCGCGGCCTGTTCGACGCGATGGGCGGCGACGCGGCGGCCGCCGACCGGCTGGACCAGTTCTTCACCGAGCTCAACGCCGGGCCCGACGCCGCGCGCGCCTACCTCGGCAACGAGCCCTCGTCCAACGTCCCGTGGGCGTACGCCTACGCGGGCCGCCCGTACCGCTCCCAGGACGTCGTGCGGCGGGCGCTGACCACACTCTTCGCGGACGCCCCCGACGGCGAACCGGGCAACGACGACCTCGGGCAGACGTCCGCGTGGGCGGTCTGGGCCGCCCTCGGCATGTACCCGCAGGTACCCGGCCGCGCCGAACTGGTGCTGGCCAGCCCGCTGTTCCCCGCCGTCACCGTCCGCCGGGGCAACGGCGCCGTGATCGACGTCTCGGCGCCGGGGGCGTCCGAGGCGGCCCGCTACGTCCACGCGCTCACGGTGGACTCCCGGCCGTCGCAGCGCCCCTGGCTCGGCGAGCACCTCCTGCGCCGCGGCGGGACGGTGGCCTTCACGCTCGCCGAGCAGCCCGACACCGCCTGGGGCAGCGCGCCCGAGGACGCACCGCCCTCCTTCGACGTCGGCCCCGCCCGGCCGGCCACCGGACCGATCGGCGGCCCGGGCGGCAGCTGCCTCGGCGCCACGGCACCGGCCACCGACCCGGCCACCGACCCGGCCGCCGGCGCGACCGCCGTCGGCCTCGGGGCGTGCGAGCCCGGCGCGGCCTCGCAGCGCTGGACGACGGCCTCCGACGGGACCCTGCGCGCGCTCGGCAGCTGCCTGGAGGTCGGCGGCGCCGCCGTCCGGCTGCGGACCTGCGACGGCACCGGAGCCCAGCAGTGGTGGCCCCGCCCGGACGGTTCACTGCTCCACCAGCCCACCGGCCGCTGCCTCGACGCCTCCGATGACGCGGGCGGCGGGGCCGGGCCACGGCTGCGCGCCTGCGACGGCGGCGGCGCCCAGCGGTGGGACGTGCCCCGCGCGGCGCACCACCGCTGA
- the fusA gene encoding elongation factor G: protein MRTDLHPRPTSPLTAVRNLGILAHVDAGKTTVTERILYLTGSTHKRGEVHDGTTVTDFDSQERDRGITIFAAAVSCDWAGHRVNLIDTPGHVDFSDEVERSLRVLDGAIAVFDAVAGVEPQSESVWRQADRHGVPRIAFVNKLDRAGADLDAAVASIRERLHTVPLVVQLPIGAEDGFTGVVDLLRMRSLVWADGRDTFEEGEVSDGLREEAQRRRRLLEEAVAELHPAALEEFCTHSTISAPTLAAALRDLTRTGEAVVVLCGSAYRNRGVEPLLDAAVAYLPSPLDVPAVRGTTAGTDDGGVQERAADPAAPLAALVFKVNSTATGRLTYLRVYSGTMRKGDTVMDAGARRTERIARILRVQADRHAEVEQALAGDIVAVVGPKAARAGATLCAPSAPLVLEPPTAADPVVSVAVEARRSADTERLMSALARLVEEDPSLAVRTDRETGQTVLSGMGELHLEVAVEKIRRALGLDVNVGRPQVAYRETVARGVSGLVYRHVKQDGGAGQFAHVVLDTEPLGAAGDGDGRPEFEFRSTVVGGRVPQEYVRAVEAGCRDALAEGPLGGHPVTGVRVTLTDGATHAKDSSELAFRTAGRLALRAALRAGAMQLLEPVVEVTATVPEDAVGGVLGDLAARRGRVTGSTARAGTAVVTATVPLAELFGYATRLRSRTQGRGTFTARPTGYAPAPAPAPAR from the coding sequence GTGCGTACCGACCTTCACCCCCGCCCCACCAGCCCGCTGACCGCCGTCCGCAACCTGGGCATCCTCGCCCACGTCGACGCCGGCAAGACCACCGTCACCGAACGGATCCTGTACCTCACCGGCAGCACCCACAAGCGGGGTGAGGTCCACGACGGCACCACCGTCACCGACTTCGACTCCCAGGAACGCGACCGCGGGATCACCATCTTCGCCGCGGCCGTCAGCTGCGACTGGGCCGGCCACCGGGTCAACCTGATCGACACCCCCGGCCACGTCGACTTCTCCGACGAGGTCGAACGCTCGCTGCGGGTGCTCGACGGCGCGATCGCCGTGTTCGACGCCGTCGCGGGAGTCGAGCCGCAGAGCGAGTCGGTGTGGCGGCAGGCCGACCGGCACGGCGTTCCGCGGATCGCCTTCGTCAACAAGCTGGACCGGGCCGGTGCCGACCTCGACGCGGCCGTCGCCTCGATCCGGGAGCGGCTGCACACCGTCCCGCTGGTGGTCCAGCTGCCGATCGGCGCGGAGGACGGCTTCACCGGCGTGGTGGACCTGCTGCGCATGCGGTCGCTGGTCTGGGCCGACGGGCGCGACACCTTCGAGGAGGGCGAGGTGTCGGACGGCCTGCGCGAGGAGGCACAGCGACGCCGGCGCCTGCTGGAGGAGGCGGTGGCGGAGCTCCACCCGGCCGCGCTGGAGGAGTTCTGCACGCACTCGACAATCTCCGCGCCGACCCTGGCCGCCGCCCTGCGCGACCTCACCCGGACCGGCGAGGCGGTGGTGGTGCTGTGCGGATCGGCGTACCGCAACCGCGGCGTCGAGCCGCTGCTGGACGCCGCCGTGGCGTACCTGCCGTCGCCGCTGGACGTCCCGGCGGTCCGCGGCACGACGGCCGGCACCGACGACGGCGGCGTGCAGGAGCGGGCCGCCGATCCGGCGGCGCCCCTCGCCGCGCTGGTGTTCAAGGTGAACTCGACCGCCACCGGGCGGCTCACCTACCTGCGGGTGTACTCGGGAACGATGCGGAAGGGAGACACCGTCATGGACGCGGGCGCGCGGCGCACCGAGCGGATCGCCCGGATCCTGCGGGTGCAGGCCGACCGGCACGCGGAGGTCGAGCAGGCGCTGGCCGGCGACATCGTCGCGGTGGTCGGGCCGAAGGCCGCCCGCGCCGGAGCCACCCTGTGCGCGCCCTCGGCGCCGCTGGTCCTCGAACCTCCGACCGCGGCCGACCCGGTGGTCTCGGTGGCGGTGGAGGCCCGGCGGAGCGCCGACACCGAACGGCTGATGTCGGCGCTGGCACGGCTGGTCGAGGAGGACCCGTCACTGGCCGTGCGCACCGACCGGGAGACCGGTCAGACGGTGCTGTCGGGCATGGGCGAGCTGCATCTGGAGGTCGCGGTGGAGAAGATCCGGCGCGCCCTCGGGCTGGACGTCAACGTCGGCCGGCCCCAGGTGGCCTACCGCGAGACGGTCGCCCGCGGCGTGTCCGGGCTGGTCTACCGGCACGTCAAACAGGACGGCGGCGCGGGCCAGTTCGCCCATGTCGTGCTGGACACGGAGCCGCTCGGGGCCGCCGGTGACGGCGACGGCCGGCCGGAGTTCGAGTTCCGGTCGACCGTCGTCGGCGGGCGGGTGCCGCAGGAGTACGTGCGTGCGGTCGAGGCGGGCTGCCGGGACGCCCTCGCCGAGGGTCCGCTCGGCGGGCACCCGGTGACGGGTGTCCGGGTCACCCTGACGGACGGCGCGACCCACGCCAAGGACTCCTCGGAGCTGGCCTTCCGCACCGCGGGCCGGCTCGCCCTCCGGGCGGCGCTGCGGGCCGGCGCGATGCAGCTGCTCGAACCGGTGGTCGAGGTCACCGCGACCGTGCCCGAGGACGCCGTCGGCGGGGTGCTCGGCGACCTGGCCGCCCGCCGCGGCCGGGTCACGGGCTCCACCGCACGCGCCGGCACCGCGGTGGTGACCGCGACCGTGCCGCTGGCCGAGCTGTTCGGCTACGCGACCCGGCTGCGCAGCCGTACCCAGGGCCGCGGCACCTTCACCGCCCGGCCCACCGGCTACGCCCCGGCACCGGCCCCGGCACCCGCCCGGTAG